The Bradyrhizobium sp. B097 genome contains the following window.
CGGGTCTGGTCGGCCGCACGGCCGCGGCGCCGATCCTGTTCGACGCCTTTTCGCGCACCGGGAAGATCCCGGCGGCGTTGCCGAAGCCGCCGCGCGGCGTGCTGGTCGCCTCCAACGCGAAACTGCCGCCACCGCTGCGCCGGTTCCGGCCGCTCGGCGAACTGGTCCGCAGCGGCAACGACCAAGCGCCACATATCCAGTTTCCGCTGAACGGCTCACGCATCGACGTCGATCAGTCCGAGGGCGGCAGTCATGCGGCAATGCCGGTCAAGGTCGCCGGCGGGGTGCTGCCGCTGACGGTACTCGTGAACGGTGTCTCAGCGGGGGACATCGACAGCAGGCGGCAGCGCCTGATCGACCCGCCCGGGCCGGGCTTTGCGCGGCTGACCGTCATCGACGCCACGGGGGCAGCGGATACCGTTGTGATCCGCGTGCAATGATCGCGCGGGAAAGCGGAACAGCACGGTTGTTTGCGCTGCGGTTTCATCGTATGCGAAACCCATGGTGGATAGCCTCCAACCCCGGCGCTTCGGAGCAGGGCAACAGTCTGTAAAACCTGCGCATTCGAGCCGCAGGCTGTTCATGGCGTTTGAGTTCGCGACGGCCAGCCAATGGCGTTCGATCCTGTTCCTGACGCTGACCTGCCTGGTGCTGTTCCTGCCGGGCTTCTTCACCATCCCGCCGATCGACCGTGATGAGGTTCGCTTTGCCCAGGCGACCAAGCAGATGGTCGAGAGTGGCGACTTCGTCGATATCCGCTTCCAGGACGACGTCCGCTACAAGAAACCGGTCGGCATCTACTGGATGCAGGCGGCGGCGCTGAAGACGATCTCCGCGTTCGGAGTGCCGCGCGCCCAGGTCCGCATCTGGGTCTACCGCCTGCCGTCTCTGATCGGCGCCATCGGCGCCGTTTTGCTGACCTATTGGACGGCGCTTGCCTTCGTGACGCGACAGGGCGCGGTGCTGGCTGCCTTGATGATGGCAAGCTGCGTGCTACTCGGGGTAGAAGCGCGGCTCGCCAAGACCGACGCCATGCTGTTGCTGACGGTCACCGCGGCGATGGGCGCGATGGCGCGGGTGTATCTGTCCTGGCAACGCGGCGAGGATCCGGCGCATCCATCATGGGCGCCGCCTGTGATCTTCTGGACGGCGCTGGCGGTCGGCATCCTGATCAAGGGCCCGCTGATCCTGATGTTCGTCGGCCTTGCCATGGCCGGGCTCGCGATCCTCGATCGATCGGCGGCCTGGTTCTGGCGCATGCGCCCGGTCTGGGGCCTGATGTGGACCCTGGTGCTGGTGCTGCCGTGGTTCGTGCTGATCTTCCTGCGCGCCGGCGAAACCTTCTTCGCCGACTCCGTCGGCGGCGACATGCTGAGCAAGCTCGGCGCACAGGAATCCCACGGCGCGCCGCCCGGGCTCTATCTGCTGCTGTTCTGGATCACGTTCTGGCCCGGCGCGCCGCTCGCAGGCCTTGCGGCGCCGGCGGTCTGGCGCGCGCGGCGCGAGCCGGGTGCGCAGTTCCTGCTCGCCTGGTTGATCCCGTCCTGGATCGTGTTCGAGGCGGTGCTGACCAAGCTGCCGCACTACGTGCTGCCGCTCTATCCGGCGATCGCAATCCTGACCGTCGGCGCGCTGGAGCGGCGTGTGCTGTCGCGCTCCCCTTGGCTGTTGCGCGGCGCTGCCTGGTGGTTCGTTATCCCCGCGTTCGGCGCTGTGCTGGTGATCGTCGGCGCCATCAAGGCGATCCATCAGCCGGTGTTTCCGGCCTGGCCGTTGTTCGCGGTGGCGATGGTGTTCGGCCTGATCGCCTGGTGGATGTTCGAGGACAGCCGCGCCGAGCGCTCGCTGCTCAATGCGGTGATCGCCGCGGCGCTGATGGCGGGCGCCACCTATGGCGTGGTGCTGCCGCGGCTCACCACCGTGTTTCCGAGCCAGGAGGTCGCGCGTGCGCTGCGCAATGTGACCTGCGTCGGCCCGAAGGCGGCGGCTGCCGGCTTCCACGAGCCGAGCCTCGTATTCATGACCGATACCTCAACGCTGCTCACCGACGGATCCGGTGCCGCGGATTTCCTGGGGCAGGGCTCCTGCCGCTTCGCGCTGGTCGAACAGCGCTCCGAGCGCGCCTTCGTGCAACGCGCCGAGGCGATCGGCCTGCGCTACAACGCGCCGGTGCGGATCGAGGGCTACAACATCTCGCAGGGCAAGGCCGTTTCGATCGCGATCTTCCGTTCCGAAGGGACGGAGTGAATGCCGGCGCCGCCAGCCACCGCGGAATCCGTCAACTATTTCGGACGATTGCTGACGCTGGTCTGGCTATCCTTTGCCCAGCTCGTGCGCGCGCCGTCGCATTCGCGCCGGGCCGAGGCGGCGCGACGCTCCGCGCGCCATGGACTCCTGCTCGTCGTCGTCACTGGTGCCGTGATCATCACTCTGATGTATGCGGTCGATGTCGCCGAGATCAGCCTGATGCCGCCACGCGGCACGCCGGGTCTCTGGTGGGTGAAGACGCTCACCGATTTCGGCAAGGACGAGTATGTGCTGTGCGCGCTTGGCTTGCTGCTGACTGCGGTCGCCTTGGCGGCGCCTGCGCTGCGCGGTGTGCCGCGCGCGACTTTGCTCGGGCTAGGAACGAGGCTGCAATACCTGTTCCTGTCGGTCGTGTTGTCGGTGGCGGTCGGTGAACTGATCAAGTGGATCGTCGGCCGCGGGCGGCCGTTTGTCGGCGGCAAGGCCAACGCGTTCAACTTCCAGCATTTCGCCGGCACCGAGGCCTATTCGAGCTTTCCGTCGGGACATTCGATCACGGCATTTGCGCTGGCCTTCGCCGTGTCGGCTGTGTGGCCACGTGCACGGGGCGTGATGCTGGTCTATGCGCTGATCATCATCGCGACACGGCTTGTGCTGCTGGCCCATCATCCGAGCGACGTGCTGGCCGGCGCGCTGGTTGGCGTGATCGGCGCAATGGCCGTGCGCTACTGGTTCGCCGCCCGCCGCCTTGGTTTCGCCATTGATCGGGATGGCACCGTGTTGGCGCTGTCGGGACCGTCGGAAGAGCGCCTTAAAAGGGTTGCGAGGAACGCCTTCGCCCCATAAAAGCGGTCGCCCGATGGCCGGATCGGGCGGGTTCCATCCGCTGCCAACACCAACCACGAGTGCCGATTTGCCTGCTTCCGACCAGACGCCGGTCGCCGTTTCCATCGTCGTGCCCGTGCGCAACGAGGCGGACAATATCGCGCCGCTGATCGCCGAGATCGCGGCGGCGCTCGACGGCCGCTGGGCCTACGAGATCGTCTACGTCAATGACGGCTCGACCGACGCCACCGGCGAACGCCTGAGCGCGATCATGGCGCAGCGGCCCAATCTCCGGCAACTCCGGCACACCGTCTCGTCGGGCCAGTCGGCTGCCGTGCGCAGCGGCGTGCGCGCCGCGCGCGGGGCGATCGTGGCAACGCTTGACGGGGACGGCCAGAACGATCCGGGCTTTCTGCCCAACCTGATCGCGGCGATCGAGAGCGGCAACGGCCGGGTCGGCCTCGCCGCGGGCCAGCGTGTCGGACGCAAGGACACCGGCTTCAAGAAGCTGCAATCGCGGATCGCCAACGCCGTGCGCAGCATCATCCTGCGCGACGGCACCCGCGACACCGGATGCGGCTTGAAGGCGTTTCCGCGCGAGGTGTTTCTGGCGATGCCCTATTTCGACGGGCTGCATCGTTTCCTTCCGGCGCTGGTCCGCCGCGAGGGGCTGGCGATCGCCTACGTCGACGTCGTCGACCGCCCGCGCCATTCCGGCGTGTCGAATTATGGCTTCTTCGACCGGCTCTGGATCGGGATCATGGATCTCGGCGGCGTGTGGTGGCTGATCCGCCGCAAGAAGCCGACGCCGGTCGTCACTGAAGTGACGGGCACTGAAGTGCCTGACGTGACCGAGGTGAAGTGATGCTGATTCAGTTCGGCCAGGCGCTCAGCGCCTATTTCTACGAAGTGTTCATCGCCAAGTTCGACTTCTGGCTGGCGTTCGGCCTGATCGCGCAATTGTTCTTCACCGCGCGCTTCCTGGTGCAGTGGATTTCCAGCGAGCGCGCCGGCCAGAGCGTGGTGCCGATGGCGTTCTGGTTTTTCTCGATGGGCGGCGGGTTGATGACGCTGATCTACGGGTTCGCCAAACGCGAGCCTGTCATCATCATCGGGCAGGGCCTCGCGACGCTGATCTACATCCGTAACATCATGCTGATCGTGAAGAACCGCGCCAAGGCGTCGAAGACGCTCGACAGCTGATCCTCGTGGTCGTCAGTGCGACGAGCGGCATGCTGGGCCTCCTCGACAATCTCGATGGAGTTCAGCACCGGGCTCCGCTCGACATTGTGATCGAAACAAAGCGACGGTCAAACAATCGCCCCAAGGCGTATGGCATCTACGCTTCGTTGTGGGCGTGGCTGCATCCCGAGACAATGCGCCAAGGGATGCGGGGCGTTGATGACCAGCCGTGGCGAACCGACCAAAGCGCGTGGCTATCGATCGGGTGTCCATGATGTTCCGATGCTTGACGAGCCGCCGCTGACCGGCGAGCGCGGCCTGCCGGACCGGCGTGCAGTCAGTATGCGCTGGATGGCGGGGACGATTCTGATCGGGACCGCGGCCGTCGCGCTCCTTGGTGGCGCGCTGCGCGGTGCATTCGGCTATCGCACGCGATTCGCAGCATCGCCGGTCGTTTCACTTCCGCGTTTCACCGGGCAGGTGGTTGACGAGGCGCGGCGCGGCGATCGTCTGGATCGGCGACCAGGCTCGCAAGGCAGTCCGTCGGCGCTCAAGATCGAGCAGCTCAGCGATGCCGGCTCGGTCCGTCGATTTACCCGTGTGTCAGCGCGGCTCGCGGAGATCGATCCCGAACCACAACAGGATCGTCGTCGCGAAGCACCGGCAGACGGCAAGGACGAGCAGCGAGCCAACGTGCAATTGCTGTCGGAGTTACCGGCGATCATACGGGCGGGTCCATCACGCCGCGGGCTGCCGGGCCGCACCAGCTCCTATGCTGACGGTGAAGATGTGCCGCAGCCGCATTCTCCGATCGGGGAGGCTGTCAACGTAACCAACCTTCCGAAGTCGCCTTCCTCGTCGCGTCACCATCGACATGTCGTTATCGCAAGGAGCGGTGACACGCTGTCCGCCATTCTGCGGGCGTTGGCCGCGGCTGCCGAGGACGCGCCGTCGATCCTTGCCGCTTTCCCGTCGCCTGGCAGTCAAGAGACGCTGGCTGGTGGCGAGAAGATCACGATCACCGAACAGGACGGAGACGCCGGGTCGCCCCGCGGCCACGTCGCGAAGGTGTCGATCGAACGGCCAGACTCCAGAGTGTCCGCGGTCGGTCGCACCGACAGCGGCCAGTACCAGGCGATCGTGCCGGAACAGCCGGATGTCGCCGTGTCGAGCGGGAAATTGTTGCGTCAGTCGATCGACACCCACTCCGTCTCCGGCGAGACGCTGCGTGACGGGCTCAACGCGCTTGCACGCTCCAATCATGTCGACGAGGGGATCGTTGCTGAACTCATGCGGCTTTGCGGCCGCGATTTCGATCTCGACGAGCCGCTCGGCGATGCCGACGTCGCCAACATCATCTATGCTCCCAACGAAATCGGCCAGCCGGAGCTGGTCTTCATCGACTTGACGGCCGGCGGGCAGGCGCGCCGCTACTATCGGTTCACGGCCCCGGACGACGGCAGCTCCGACTTCTACGATGAGGATGGTCAGTCCATCACCAAATTCCTGTTGCGCAAGCCGGTGGTCAGCGGGCGCCTTGGCGACGGCTTTGGCTGGCGTATCCATCCGATCCTCGGCGACCGCCGCTTTCATGAGGGCGTCGATTTTGCAGCACCCTATGGTTCGCCGATTGCGGCCGCCGGCGCCGGCGTCGTCGAGACCGAAGGCTTCGAGCACGGCTACGGGAAATATATCCGCGTGCGGCACGATCGCGGCTATGAGACCACCTACGCCCACGTCGCGAATTTCCCGCCCGGGCTGAAGATCGGAGACCGTGTTCGTCAGGGCGAGACGATTGCCTATGTCGGATCGACCGGGCTCTCGACCGGACCGCATCTCTATTATGAGGTGCGGATCAACGGCCATAACGTCGACCCGCTGCGGATGAAATTGTCAGGCGGCCGGCTGCTGCAAGGCGACCTGCTTGGGGCTTTCGATCGCCAGCGGGACAGCATCGACCAGCTCGCGGCGGCCTCCGCGTTTCCACAGCGGCAGTTTGGCTCCGAACACCGGCCGCCGACGTAGCCTCGAAGGCACGTCCGATCAAAGCCGCCCGGGCGCCGGCAGTTCGGCCGCCTCGACCGCATTCGCGCGATCGGCCGCAGTCTCGCCGGCGGCATCGAGCACGGGATAGGCGACCGAGCAGATGTGCGAATGGATGCGGCGAAGGTCGCGCAGCACGTCGAGATGCAGCGAGGTGGTCTCGATGGTCTCGGGCCGGCCTTCGCGCAGACGCTCCAGATGGCGCTCGACGGCGGCAAGCTCGGCCGCGCGCAGCGCCGCCTTCTCCGTGAGCAGCTTGCGCGCCTCGGCGGCGTCGCCCGACATGAACACACCGAACGCGAGCCGCAGCGAGTCGATCGTGCGCTTGTGGAACGCCGACAATTCCTCGGCGCCTTCGGCCGAGAATTGCAGGCGATGCTTGATCTTCTTGGTCGCGAGCTCGCTCAGATTCTTGTCGATGATGTCGCCGATATGCTCGAGATTGATCGCGAATGCGACGATCTCCATGGCGCGCTGACCCTCGCGCTCGTCCAGGCTGCCCCGGGTAAGCTTCGTGACGTAAAGCTTGATCGCCTCGTTCAGCCGGTCGACGGTGTTGTCCATCTTCGACACCTGGTCGACCATTGCGCGATCGTTGGTCAGCATCGCCGTCATCACCTTGCGCAACATGGCCTCGGTGTGGTCGCCCATATGCAGCACCTCGCGCGCGGCATCGGCCAGCGCGAGTGACGGCGTCTCCAGCGCGCTCTCGTCGAGATAGCGTGGCCGTGACGGATCGGTCTCCTGCGCCCGCTTGGGCAACAGCCGCTCGAGCAGACGCGCCAAGTGGTCGAGCACGCCGATGAACAGCAGCGCGGTCACAACGTTGAAGGCAATGTGGAACAGCGCGGTCGCCTTGGCGAGATCCGGCTGCCAGGCGTAGATATGCTCGGTGATCGGACGCAGGAACGGCGCCACCAGCAGGATACCGATGACGCGGTTGACGAGGTTGCCGACCGGCAGCCGGTAGCTCGCCGGATTGTCGCGCCGCGCCCCCTCCATCAACGGATTGACGGCGCTGCCGAGATTGGCGCCGAGCACGAGGGCGAACGCGGCATAGGGCGAGATGAACTGCGAATAGGCCAGCGACATCACCAGCAGCACGCTGGCGACGCTGGAATGAACCAGCCAGGTCACGATTGCGCCGATCAGGATGCAGAGCACGGGATCGCCGGTGATCGCGTTCAGGAAAACGCGCACGCCCGGGGCATTCTCGGCCGGCGCCATCGTGTCGAGCAGGATATGCAGCGCGAGCAGCATCAGACCGAGGCCGATCGAGACGCGGCCGAGATCCTTGATCCGGGAGCGCGGCCCGCTGCGGAATGCGACGAGGCCGACAATGAACAGCACCGGCGCCACGGCGGCGACGTTGAACGACAGCACCTGCGCGATCAGCGTGGTGCCGATATTGGCGCCGAGCATGATCGCAAGCGCCGGCACCAGGCTGACGATCTCCTCGGCGGCGAAGGAACTGGTGATCAGGGCGGTCGCGGTCGAGCTCTGGAGCAGGGCGGTCAGGCCGAGGCCGGCGCCAAGGGCACTGAAGCGGTTGTTCAGCGCCCGAGCCAGCAACAGCCGCAAATCGGGCCCGAAGGCCCGCAGAATCCCGCTGTGGACCATATGCAGGCCCCACAGCAGGAGCGCGACGCCCCCCATCAGATCAAGCAGAACAAGACTTCCCATACTTCCTGGATATCCCGGCAAATTCGAGTCGAAGGGGTCACGCTATCGTCAAATGACCTGGGATCAACCCCTTTTGTTCCTGTCGGAACCGGCTTGTCGGAAGGGCCTGTAACGAGCGCGGGCCGCCAATTGAGGCACTGAGTTCAACTGAGCCGGCCTCATGGTTCAACGGTGAGGCCCGGTAAATGAATCTCGAACATGACCGCTCAATTGCGATTGGTTCCGCTAGGCAGTTTCCAATCTTTCCCCGTTATGACAGTGGGAACGAGAAGCTGTCCAGCCGAGAAGCTATCCAGAAAAGGGCTTGGGGATCAGAATGTTTGTCAATCGCCGCAAGAGCGAACGCCGTGAGTGCCGGAGCGTCGCCAAAATTCAGTTGGGCACAGGGTCGCTGCCACGCGACTGCATGATCACCGATATCTCGGCCGGCGGCGTCAAGGTGATCGCTGAATATCTGGAGATTCCGCCGGAATTCACCATCATCCTGTCGAGCGGC
Protein-coding sequences here:
- a CDS encoding peptidoglycan DD-metalloendopeptidase family protein encodes the protein MLDEPPLTGERGLPDRRAVSMRWMAGTILIGTAAVALLGGALRGAFGYRTRFAASPVVSLPRFTGQVVDEARRGDRLDRRPGSQGSPSALKIEQLSDAGSVRRFTRVSARLAEIDPEPQQDRRREAPADGKDEQRANVQLLSELPAIIRAGPSRRGLPGRTSSYADGEDVPQPHSPIGEAVNVTNLPKSPSSSRHHRHVVIARSGDTLSAILRALAAAAEDAPSILAAFPSPGSQETLAGGEKITITEQDGDAGSPRGHVAKVSIERPDSRVSAVGRTDSGQYQAIVPEQPDVAVSSGKLLRQSIDTHSVSGETLRDGLNALARSNHVDEGIVAELMRLCGRDFDLDEPLGDADVANIIYAPNEIGQPELVFIDLTAGGQARRYYRFTAPDDGSSDFYDEDGQSITKFLLRKPVVSGRLGDGFGWRIHPILGDRRFHEGVDFAAPYGSPIAAAGAGVVETEGFEHGYGKYIRVRHDRGYETTYAHVANFPPGLKIGDRVRQGETIAYVGSTGLSTGPHLYYEVRINGHNVDPLRMKLSGGRLLQGDLLGAFDRQRDSIDQLAAASAFPQRQFGSEHRPPT
- a CDS encoding lipid-A-disaccharide synthase N-terminal domain-containing protein; amino-acid sequence: MLIQFGQALSAYFYEVFIAKFDFWLAFGLIAQLFFTARFLVQWISSERAGQSVVPMAFWFFSMGGGLMTLIYGFAKREPVIIIGQGLATLIYIRNIMLIVKNRAKASKTLDS
- a CDS encoding glycosyltransferase family 39 protein, which produces MVDSLQPRRFGAGQQSVKPAHSSRRLFMAFEFATASQWRSILFLTLTCLVLFLPGFFTIPPIDRDEVRFAQATKQMVESGDFVDIRFQDDVRYKKPVGIYWMQAAALKTISAFGVPRAQVRIWVYRLPSLIGAIGAVLLTYWTALAFVTRQGAVLAALMMASCVLLGVEARLAKTDAMLLLTVTAAMGAMARVYLSWQRGEDPAHPSWAPPVIFWTALAVGILIKGPLILMFVGLAMAGLAILDRSAAWFWRMRPVWGLMWTLVLVLPWFVLIFLRAGETFFADSVGGDMLSKLGAQESHGAPPGLYLLLFWITFWPGAPLAGLAAPAVWRARREPGAQFLLAWLIPSWIVFEAVLTKLPHYVLPLYPAIAILTVGALERRVLSRSPWLLRGAAWWFVIPAFGAVLVIVGAIKAIHQPVFPAWPLFAVAMVFGLIAWWMFEDSRAERSLLNAVIAAALMAGATYGVVLPRLTTVFPSQEVARALRNVTCVGPKAAAAGFHEPSLVFMTDTSTLLTDGSGAADFLGQGSCRFALVEQRSERAFVQRAEAIGLRYNAPVRIEGYNISQGKAVSIAIFRSEGTE
- a CDS encoding PilZ domain-containing protein, giving the protein MFVNRRKSERRECRSVAKIQLGTGSLPRDCMITDISAGGVKVIAEYLEIPPEFTIILSSGSPRQCRLAWRIGHEFGAQFVD
- a CDS encoding glycosyltransferase family 2 protein; the encoded protein is MPTPTTSADLPASDQTPVAVSIVVPVRNEADNIAPLIAEIAAALDGRWAYEIVYVNDGSTDATGERLSAIMAQRPNLRQLRHTVSSGQSAAVRSGVRAARGAIVATLDGDGQNDPGFLPNLIAAIESGNGRVGLAAGQRVGRKDTGFKKLQSRIANAVRSIILRDGTRDTGCGLKAFPREVFLAMPYFDGLHRFLPALVRREGLAIAYVDVVDRPRHSGVSNYGFFDRLWIGIMDLGGVWWLIRRKKPTPVVTEVTGTEVPDVTEVK
- a CDS encoding Na/Pi cotransporter family protein, giving the protein MGSLVLLDLMGGVALLLWGLHMVHSGILRAFGPDLRLLLARALNNRFSALGAGLGLTALLQSSTATALITSSFAAEEIVSLVPALAIMLGANIGTTLIAQVLSFNVAAVAPVLFIVGLVAFRSGPRSRIKDLGRVSIGLGLMLLALHILLDTMAPAENAPGVRVFLNAITGDPVLCILIGAIVTWLVHSSVASVLLVMSLAYSQFISPYAAFALVLGANLGSAVNPLMEGARRDNPASYRLPVGNLVNRVIGILLVAPFLRPITEHIYAWQPDLAKATALFHIAFNVVTALLFIGVLDHLARLLERLLPKRAQETDPSRPRYLDESALETPSLALADAAREVLHMGDHTEAMLRKVMTAMLTNDRAMVDQVSKMDNTVDRLNEAIKLYVTKLTRGSLDEREGQRAMEIVAFAINLEHIGDIIDKNLSELATKKIKHRLQFSAEGAEELSAFHKRTIDSLRLAFGVFMSGDAAEARKLLTEKAALRAAELAAVERHLERLREGRPETIETTSLHLDVLRDLRRIHSHICSVAYPVLDAAGETAADRANAVEAAELPAPGRL
- a CDS encoding phosphatase PAP2 family protein translates to MPAPPATAESVNYFGRLLTLVWLSFAQLVRAPSHSRRAEAARRSARHGLLLVVVTGAVIITLMYAVDVAEISLMPPRGTPGLWWVKTLTDFGKDEYVLCALGLLLTAVALAAPALRGVPRATLLGLGTRLQYLFLSVVLSVAVGELIKWIVGRGRPFVGGKANAFNFQHFAGTEAYSSFPSGHSITAFALAFAVSAVWPRARGVMLVYALIIIATRLVLLAHHPSDVLAGALVGVIGAMAVRYWFAARRLGFAIDRDGTVLALSGPSEERLKRVARNAFAP